The sequence cggctcggaatgcattttcaatgtgcacattgaattttgctacattcattttcgggacactgaatgaaaatgcaatcgtaagtgtcttgactgtgagtgttaatgcacagaaaaatagcatttaaatgatcattttgccacagtttttgcttgaacatgttatacatgtcTAAtcgtttctgtaatacattttcattttaattttgcaacttataaagcgtaaaaattaatattcattttacatattaaaactggtgtatgaaatgccaaatgaaaattatgtaatttaattttcattttcattttgcaccaaatgttgcacaaatgtattggaaaatgtaaatgtaaatacagaaatgcattgccattttacatattgcattgtcattttgcatattacattgcaaattgaatatcgctacccatgtgcttccatacctTTCTGGTATGGGTGTTGTTTTTGaattatgaagaaagaataactTGCTTAATTGTGTTGATCagcttagaaaaaaagtgtaattacatGAAATATGAACTATGAAGTCAAATCTTATCtttaaataatcacaaaaaaGTTCAAAATTTTAAACCTGGCTCTAAATCCCTGCAGTACCACGAAAGACCTGATTTTAACCGATTACTTAGTCTACTACTgtagacatacagacagaaacATGCTTGTGATAAAAcggctttattttcttttgatgcTTCTGTGTAACTCTGTGAATTTCGGGGctgaaaagtttaatttttaggTCAAGTGAGAACTACATACATAACATAAATATACAGGTAGTATGTAAACTACGCCAATCGCCAATATTAGACATTCGAATCTCCCTGAAATAGccggttttgttgttttttcacagtaAGAAGCAGTGAGGCTCTTCCTGACTACCAGGAGTTTGTCATTTCTGGATGTGTAAAACAAGCCAACCTTCAGGGGGCGAGAGAGCTCAGCACTAGAGAACAAGACCACTGTAACTCTATGGACCATTTGAAAAACATCCACAACTCTTGTGCCactgcaaacacaaacacacctgcCATTACATATTCCCAAGAACATTAATTTCATATGTAATACTTTGAGCCAACACACATTCATGCTATTGCACACAAGCAGATCAATACCCTCGGCGCCATGAATACCCAGATACACTTGCACCCACACATACATACACCTATTCTGTAATGCATCTGAATGGACTAGGTCTTATAAACTTAGGCATGATGTAATTCTGATGTAAAGAGAGTCCTCTCAGTCTCTATAGTCACAGCTCCAGGAAGTCTCTGTCCAGGTCCCTGTAGGCTTCATCAATGTAGGACGCAATAGCACAGCATGAACTTCTACCAGAGCCTAGAAGCACTGAGACCGTCTCCTTCCAGTAGGTGAAGGGAATACAAGAGCTCTGTGTTTGGAAAGAGACAGAAAGGTAATGCATTAACAGCTCATAACAGTgacagaatgtgtgtgtttggtcaATGGAGCCGAGCTCACGTTCTCCAGGCAGGTGCTGTCCTTGTCCTTGTTGAGGTAGTGGTGCTGCCAGAAGCGCAGCAGGTTGTGGAAGTTGTTGAGCAGGTAGCCGGGGTATTTCTCTGCATATTCCTTCTCTTGCAGTGCGCTCAGGTAGAAAGGCAACTTGGCCCTCCTCCGTTCCAGCATCAGAATCACCAGACTGGTGTTCAGGCAGCTCACGTTCTCCTATGATTGAATAAAACCAGGGCAATCAGTTTTAAAGGTGACATCAGGTGAAATGTTCATTTCGTTAAATTTCTGGCATGTCTTCCAGCtcagaaaactgaaataaaaacatgcagcaaGTTTGAGCCTGAAACTGTGTCATTAAGCGAGCTGCTTCAAATTTGCAGCCGGTTTCTACATAGATAGCTAGCTATTTGAATAAGACCTCCTCATAGCCATATACAGATATATTCACACATCTTGTGTCGACGCCCCAcggaagagaggggtggggtgagCAGTAGCATCCGCTAGCATATGGGCATCTGCTGTCCCCTTTAATGGGCaatgatatataataaaaaaaatcttaaaaatcaaGGTTTCAACACTTGCTCAAATGTAATCTTTGTATTAATGTTGGTTTTGATGAATCTAAAATTGTCATGTTTTGAAACTAGGGATGTCAACGATTAATCGACGACTAAGTAAGTGTCGATAAGAAATGTAATCGATTATAAattatcataatcacatctatttattttacaatcctaCTACTAGGCTTTTATTTAGACGAAAAACCCCTTTCATTCAGGTGAGAAAGCTGGTGTTTTGAGTGGCATTTGCACATCCCGTCATTGCCGGTGACTGTCACTGCAATAGATGCATTTTGCAGGATTAAGATTAACGATTAATTGATGAATTGAAATGATCAAAAATTGACATCTCTAGTTGAAACCAGTACTAACAAGACATATGAATGTACTGATCTTAAACATTATTTAGATTATATTAtggttattataaaatataattttttttcattcagaaatgaaaaacCTCACGTCACCCTACTTgcatgtatgcattgcatttttgGCTTAGTCATTATACAGCTGTTTAACAAAGTAATGCAAAAATACTGTTGAAAGACACAGAAATCAAAATAATAgccaaataatttaaaatatagagAGGAGCTCAGCTAAAACACGTCTACTCCTTATGATGCGTTAATATGTGGCCCTACTGAAGCTCACTGTTTATAATGTATATGATAAATCATATATTGCTGtagttgtgtgtttattagtcgcactgaatcaatgaaagcagttaaatcttttGTTTAATCAGCTGCAGCGATAGGcatttcctggatttcttcttctgggcatatttggattttcagcGTGAGAGTGCACTCTGTattcggatggagatttactaaattttaaatcaaattaaatttatgcatttagcagacgcttttatccaaagcgatttacagtgcattcaggctatcaatttttacctatcatgtgaaTATAGGTATaggaacccccaaccttgcgcttgataaagcaatgctctaccaattgagctacaagaACACTGACcacagaactgtgcttcactgaaagatacgcatgaaAATCACATCTTCAGCCTAATCGCAATTTATTGCCTTTGCGATTTAATTTCGAGTGTAGCCCtagtatataatgtatatagtaTGTGGTATATAGTATTTACTATGTATATAGTagataatataaaacaaaaaaactcccaAACTGTTTCTGGTAACTACTTTTACACTGAAAGCTACAACTCTCAGAGGAACAAATACAGCAGAACTGTGAACTGTCATCCACTCAATTGCACAAGAATGATTACTTCAAAAAGTAGACTGACATACGGGTAAAAAGGATTTCAGCTAAAATGAAATGGATCTTTTTTGCTACTGCTCAAGTGCCTGTGATTAACCCTCCCTGTGTCAATGTtggaaaaaacaaatgaaatcttAAGACTTGCCTGAGTGAGGGTTTGGACATTGATGATGCTGGTCAGTCTAAAAAGGAAGGACAACCTGTTTTCCACTTGAGCCATGTAGGACAAGAGACGACACTCTGAAAACACTTCAGCCACTGagaaaagtaaatatatattatttatttaacggTCTCGTTTTTCATCCATCTCTCAATTAACTGTTCGATCACTTTCTTAATCAAACCTTTCATATCTTCAGTCTGGCTCTCAAAGTGGTCTAGAGACAGGACGATACATCGCACCAGCATGTTAGAGTCCACCAGAGAGCTGTTGATCTGAGTCAGGAACATCTGAAACTAAGGCGTCAAAAGATTTGAGATCTACTGGATCATTTCAGTGTGCCTGTCTGCCATAAGAAACATCAAAGGGTCTGACTGTAAACCCACCTTCTCCTCACTGTTGACATATTTGTTAAATCTTTTGAAAGCATCGATGTTGAACTTCATGATCTCACCAAGTAGGTCAAAGTAGCTCTGAAGGACGTCATGTGACTTGCAGCCACTGTCGACGATGCAATATAGAATATGCTGAAAGAAGAAAAATATGAGATAACTTAATAGTCCtataactgttcaaaagttttgtaCGTTTTCGAAAGTTGTCTCATGCTCATCgacgctgcatttatttgatttaaagtaaataatattgtgaaatattattacaatctgaatctgaactgatttctcttttaatttaaaatgtcatttagtcctgtgatgaattttctgcatcattatctagtcttcagtgtcacataatccttaagaaatctaaaatgctgatttggtaaaCAGGAAACatattctcattattatcaatgtagaaaacagttgtgctgcttagtatttctgtggaaaacattatatatatttgttcaggattttcaagcatttttatttgaaacagaattctGCTGTAACATCATAGATGTCTTGAATGTAacgtttgattaatttaatgtatccttgctaaaaaaaaaaaaaaaaaaaaacttataaaagtgaaagtgtgtgttcacacagacacacattacaCACATATTTTGCTCACCTCTAACAAGCCTCTTCTGAGAAGGAAAACTTGATCGGCATATGATGGCgttcctctcagaaaactctccACTGCTCTTGCCTGCCAAAACCTGAAGCGAGTTGTGTCGAAGACATCGAGACAATTGGAACTGAACCAGTCAAAGTTGAAAGAAGACATTACAAACTGTAACTGAAGATCTTACCTGAAAGAAGAATCAATTGGCTCTTTCTTCATGACCGAGATTAACCGTGTAAGAAGACCTTTTTTACCATCACAGACAAGGTTTCTGTAAACCAATTAACCAAAGTTAATGTAAACCCTTAACAAAGTTAATGTAAAACCAAAGTAAAATTTAACAGCCTTTAAAAACTTGAGAATAAGGAAGTAATcaattaatatgtaatatgtaaaggGTCATCATGCCTGTCTGTGTTATTCAGTGCCTCCATTTCAATGATGTTTGCATTCAGGTAGATGTCACTCAGTTCATTCAGCTCCTGTCCACTTAGAAGAaggtatttattcctgtgaacaataaagaaaacttttaatATCAGTCCAGTTGATTTTTCTCTGTCTCTTATAATTTAGTGTCCCATCTCTTTGTGATACCCACTCATGGTGGTCACTGAAGCTCTGCAGCAGCCGAAGGAACTGGATCTTGAAAGAGATCTCCTGATGCAGAGGGGAAAAGAGCTGGATTCTCACACTGTAGCCAACCATATGAAAGTCAATGAAATAAGTCAGAGTGATTAAGGGCTGCTCCTTACTGGACTGCAGTCACAGTTCTGGTTCTGCCGATGTAGGACGTGACCAGAAGTCTGTCTTCTCCAGATCAGTTTATCAAACAGGTTATTGAGACCTGGAATTAACTTGAACTCTGCCAACATTCTGTGAACCTGAGTCACAAGAGTAAAAATCTGTTTCAAAatactctaccattcaaaagttaaggGTCACTACgatgtttttctttttgaaagactTCACAATCCTTTTTAAACactgataaatataaataacgtttcttgagcaaattagcatattagaaggatgacactgaagactgtatgAAGACATTTACAATCCAGCATCAtaataatgaaaattcagctttgaaaccacatttataatatacatttaaatagaaaacagttactttcaTTTGTAATGTTCCAtaattaaaatgactgttttactatattttttatcatcaatgacttctttcaaaactgcCAAAATAAAtcgtaccaaccccaaacttctgaagggttaattttatatacatatacacacacatatacatacatatatatatatatatatatatatatatatatatacaacaatcACTTCAATCCCATCACATTACCTGATTTCTCTGTCGGCCCATAAGCAGCACACACAGCACGTAGAGAACCTCCACTTTGTACATGATCTCGTGCACGATCTTCATGGATTGGGGCAGCCGGTGTCTGAGTGGACTAGAGGACAGGGAGCTCTCATCAGATGACTCTGAaagacagccaatcagagtggGTGAGACCAAATAACAGCCAAGAATGTATGGAGAAGAATGCAgctaatagaaaaaaaagcaagagaGAGAAGAGGATCTCACCTGTACTGCTCTGCTCTGCCTCCTCAATCGCTAACTGCATGAGAGCATCCATTACCAGTGCATTGTCAAGCCAGCTGTGCCAGTCCTCCAGCTCCAGCCGGGCAGAGGCATCTGCCGTCTCTGTAACTTTCCGTGTGGCGAGCTTACAAAGTCGCTCAATAAAGCCTGGGATATTCACCAGAGACACTGCAGAAAGATCAAAACAAATGTGTGATAACATGACACTGTAACGgtaaattactattttaaatgagGGCATTTATAACACTGTCACCATCAATGTCAACATTAACTGCAGTTGTGTTTTCTAACCCTGGTTGCTctcagcgcgtgatgggcatgtGCTGGTCTTTTGCTGGGTACTGCGGGCCAGTAGGGTGTGTTTGTCATCTACACCCACGTCTGGCTCTGATATGGTGACTGAGAGGATACGACAGAAGTTGGTCAGCTGCTGCTGGTTGAAGCTCTGGACCAGACTGGCCAAGTTGGGAACTTCTTCAAGCTGAATTATTTCCTATGGTTTAAACAGCAAAAAATGTGATTTAAGGTATGGataaaaattcagaaaaaaattaacacacaaaacacttgcaatacaggttgaaattaaatgtattcctgtgatggccagGTTGAATTTTCTTTAAATGGtcttactatcacttttgatccatttttaattcacccttgctgaataaaagttttcatttctttcagaacataattatactgaacccaaactttggCTTTTACCTTCCGAACACTCAGAATGTCCTCAATAAGGGTGGCAGTTTGTAGGAAAACCTTTTTATTCGACATGAGACTGAAAAGGAACATGACGAAATCCTCCCTCGCTGCAAGGCTTTTTGTAACGCCCTCTGTCTGCCGGACAAAAGCAGATGTTACTcataaagaaacaaacttaataattcataattattatttctgtCCTTTCAGAGTCATGCACATTTCTTTATACTTACGCATATACAGCAGTTGTACAGGACGTTTAGACAATCCTTGATGAGATCATCACTCACTGAAAACAATGAAGCAAATCTTTAATGACTGGGACAGGATAGATTACTGAAAAAAACTAACATAATTTCTGTCATTAAATTATGGAAATAAAGAAActtgaatttaatatttaaattggcTTACATATGGGTAGCTCTCCCTGTACTGTGAGCGTTGGCCGCATCAGAATCTCTACAAATAACTGTAGACGAATGACAAAAGCTTACTAAGTACCTCACAAATCTGCATTCTGCaattatgataattattatagTTAGTACCAGTCAAActggtttcttttcatttcatatATTATGATTCCAAGCAGGTAAAGTGCTGGTTGTAATAATTTGTAAGAGTTCAGTTTCTGCTGTCTTTTCCACGCAGCGAGAGCGGAATACGAAGACAAAGCTAAGAACATGCAGCACAGAGCTTGGTGAGAAGATTTTGCCACTTAAGTTCTTGTGAGTATCAGTGTCATAAAAAAATACCAAGTGTTACAATATTTTACTGATGGATGAAAACAGAGCATGATGGCATGATGGGAAACTCAGTATATCAAAGTGACAACTTTGTCCATTTCTAAATCTACAGCTGTTTAATATCAGAAAATGACCGCAATAATATCCATTAACGTtcaaagtcattctaatatgtctttttggtgctcaagaaactctTCTTACtatctatgttgaaaacagttgagcggtttaatattttttgtggaaactgatatttgttttcaggattctttaaagaacagaaatttaaaagaacagcattttgttgaaacataaatcttttataatattttcagTGTGTTTACTGTccactttgatcaatttaatgcatccttactgactaaaagtattaatttaataaaaaaaattaaatccttctgatcccaaactttttgcACAATACCGTACAGTTTTACAGACTCTCTGAGTTTTCGATCAAGCACAATTAAAAGCTAAAAACTCGAGAAATACGAATAATAACTTACAAGAATGTCTGAAAACAACATATTTGATCTCGATCAAGATGAAAGATTTACTCACATCGACTCCTCCGAACAAGTGAAATGTATGTGTATTGGGTGAAATCGACTCCTGTGGTGTTTTGCGTTCCTCTGTGACAAATGACATggcctccatagacagcaaagaTGACAGTTCCTGCATCATAAATCACAAAACAACTCAATTAACATCTGATCACAAATTACACAAATAGGTTTCAGGCGATGCATTTTGTGCGAACAGACAAGGAAACCTTGAATACCATGACAATGCTGTGGATCTTGGAGAGCTCGCTGTTGGGATGGCTGTTCTCGTGAAGTCTCCTCAATAACACTGGTATCCCCTGCCATTGAGCTCTTTTATCTCTCTCTTCCAGCAGAGCCACAGGAAACTGTATTTGACAACACAATCACAACATTGAACACACACCGCAAACACACTTCAGATAAGATAAACGAGTCAGGcactttattattactattattatcataTATTATTTTAGCACTAAGTACTTTGAGTAAGTAATACCGTAGAAATGCTATGTATTTTTGTCTGAGAGTTATTTTATTGATGACTCTTCAAGGCCTCGTATGTAAACAGTGTTTGAGAAACGCTTCGGAGGTTGTTTAGAGCTTCGTGTAATTTAAAATCTCACCTGGGATCCTCTAGTCAACCCAGCACCAGTGATTGGGCCCTGTCGGattgtaataaaaatgt is a genomic window of Carassius carassius chromosome 46, fCarCar2.1, whole genome shotgun sequence containing:
- the LOC132129756 gene encoding short transient receptor potential channel 4-associated protein-like isoform X3, producing MATRSSGFPRTQASRGNSCKNIFITIRQGPITGAGLTRGSQFPVALLEERDKRAQWQGIPVLLRRLHENSHPNSELSKIHSIVMELSSLLSMEAMSFVTEERKTPQESISPNTHTFHLFGGVDLFVEILMRPTLTVQGELPILSDDLIKDCLNVLYNCCICTEGVTKSLAAREDFVMFLFSLMSNKKVFLQTATLIEDILSVRKEIIQLEEVPNLASLVQSFNQQQLTNFCRILSVTISEPDVGVDDKHTLLARSTQQKTSTCPSRAESNQVSLVNIPGFIERLCKLATRKVTETADASARLELEDWHSWLDNALVMDALMQLAIEEAEQSSTESSDESSLSSSPLRHRLPQSMKIVHEIMYKVEVLYVLCVLLMGRQRNQVHRMLAEFKLIPGLNNLFDKLIWRRQTSGHVLHRQNQNCDCSPEISFKIQFLRLLQSFSDHHENKYLLLSGQELNELSDIYLNANIIEMEALNNTDRNLVCDGKKGLLTRLISVMKKEPIDSSFRFWQARAVESFLRGTPSYADQVFLLRRGLLEHILYCIVDSGCKSHDVLQSYFDLLGEIMKFNIDAFKRFNKYVNSEEKFQMFLTQINSSLVDSNMLVRCIVLSLDHFESQTEDMKVAEVFSECRLLSYMAQVENRLSFLFRLTSIINVQTLTQENVSCLNTSLVILMLERRRAKLPFYLSALQEKEYAEKYPGYLLNNFHNLLRFWQHHYLNKDKDSTCLENSSCIPFTYWKETVSVLLGSGRSSCCAIASYIDEAYRDLDRDFLEL
- the LOC132129756 gene encoding short transient receptor potential channel 4-associated protein-like isoform X2 — encoded protein: MATRSSGFPRTQASRGNSCKNIFITIRQGPITGAGLTRGSQFPVALLEERDKRAQWQGIPVLLRRLHENSHPNSELSKIHSIVMELSSLLSMEAMSFVTEERKTPQESISPNTHTFHLFGGVDLFVEILMRPTLTVQGELPILSDDLIKDCLNVLYNCCICTEGVTKSLAAREDFVMFLFSLMSNKKVFLQTATLIEDILSVRKEIIQLEEVPNLASLVQSFNQQQLTNFCRILSVTISEPDVGVDDKHTLLARSTQQKTSTCPSRAESNQVSLVNIPGFIERLCKLATRKVTETADASARLELEDWHSWLDNALVMDALMQLAIEEAEQSSTESSDESSLSSSPLRHRLPQSMKIVHEIMYKVEVLYVLCVLLMGRQRNQVHRMLAEFKLIPGLNNLFDKLIWRRQTSGHVLHRQNQNCDCSPLFSPLHQEISFKIQFLRLLQSFSDHHENKYLLLSGQELNELSDIYLNANIIEMEALNNTDRNLVCDGKKGLLTRLISVMKKEPIDSSFRFWQARAVESFLRGTPSYADQVFLLRRGLLEHILYCIVDSGCKSHDVLQSYFDLLGEIMKFNIDAFKRFNKYVNSEEKFQMFLTQINSSLVDSNMLVRCIVLSLDHFESQTEDMKVAEVFSECRLLSYMAQVENRLSFLFRLTSIINVQTLTQASVSCLNTSLVILMLERRRAKLPFYLSALQEKEYAEKYPGYLLNNFHNLLRFWQHHYLNKDKDSTCLENSSCIPFTYWKETVSVLLGSGRSSCCAIASYIDEAYRDLDRDFLEL
- the LOC132129756 gene encoding short transient receptor potential channel 4-associated protein-like isoform X1 codes for the protein MATRSSGFPRTQASRGNSCKNIFITIRQGPITGAGLTRGSQFPVALLEERDKRAQWQGIPVLLRRLHENSHPNSELSKIHSIVMELSSLLSMEAMSFVTEERKTPQESISPNTHTFHLFGGVDLFVEILMRPTLTVQGELPILSDDLIKDCLNVLYNCCICTEGVTKSLAAREDFVMFLFSLMSNKKVFLQTATLIEDILSVRKEIIQLEEVPNLASLVQSFNQQQLTNFCRILSVTISEPDVGVDDKHTLLARSTQQKTSTCPSRAESNQVSLVNIPGFIERLCKLATRKVTETADASARLELEDWHSWLDNALVMDALMQLAIEEAEQSSTESSDESSLSSSPLRHRLPQSMKIVHEIMYKVEVLYVLCVLLMGRQRNQVHRMLAEFKLIPGLNNLFDKLIWRRQTSGHVLHRQNQNCDCSPLFSPLHQEISFKIQFLRLLQSFSDHHENKYLLLSGQELNELSDIYLNANIIEMEALNNTDRNLVCDGKKGLLTRLISVMKKEPIDSSFRFWQARAVESFLRGTPSYADQVFLLRRGLLEHILYCIVDSGCKSHDVLQSYFDLLGEIMKFNIDAFKRFNKYVNSEEKFQMFLTQINSSLVDSNMLVRCIVLSLDHFESQTEDMKVAEVFSECRLLSYMAQVENRLSFLFRLTSIINVQTLTQENVSCLNTSLVILMLERRRAKLPFYLSALQEKEYAEKYPGYLLNNFHNLLRFWQHHYLNKDKDSTCLENSSCIPFTYWKETVSVLLGSGRSSCCAIASYIDEAYRDLDRDFLEL